The following nucleotide sequence is from Pseudonocardia abyssalis.
CTCCTCCGCGCCGGCCGCGGTGGCGGGGGCGGGCTGCCCGGAGATGTTGGCGCTCGAGACCGCCATCGGGCCGACGTCGCGCAGCAGTTCCAGCGCCACCGGGTGCAGCGGCATCCGCAGCATGACCGTGCCCTTGGTGGAGCCCAGGTCCCAGGACAGCGACGGGGCGTGCGGCAGGACCAGGGACAGCCCGCCGGGCCAGAACGCCTCGATCAGCTGCCGCGCCGTCCTCGGCACGCCGAGCACGAGTCCGTCGATCGTCGACCAGGAGCCGACGAGCACGGGCACCGGCATGTCGGGGCCGCGGTTCTTCGCCTTGAGCAGGGCGCGGACGGCGGTGGCGGAGAACGCGTCGCAGCCCAGGCCGTAGACGGTGTCGGTGGGCAGCACGACCAGGCGTCCGGCGCGGACCGCACGGGCCGCGGCGGCGAGGCCGTCGCGGCGGGCGTCGGCGTCCGCGCAGTCGTAGGTGGGAGGCACGGGCGCGAGCCTACGAGGGCGGCGGAGGCCCGACGCGGCGGGCCGTCGCGAAGCGGGGGCGGCCGGTCAGGTCGAGGTGCTCCTCGACGTCGGTGAGCACCTTGCGGCGGCGCAGCAGTGCGGGCACGACCTCCCCGTGGGTGTCGTCGTGCTCGATCGCGAGGTGGCCCCCGTAGCGGAGCAGCCCGGCCGAGGTCCCGATGACCGCGCGGATGACCTCCAGGCCGTCCGGTCCGCCGAACACGGCCCCGGGCGGGTCCCACTCGGTGACCTCGGGCGGAAGCGCCGTGGCGTCGGGGACGTAGGGCGGATTGCACAGGACCAGGTCGACGT
It contains:
- a CDS encoding L-threonylcarbamoyladenylate synthase, giving the protein MPPTYDCADADARRDGLAAAARAVRAGRLVVLPTDTVYGLGCDAFSATAVRALLKAKNRGPDMPVPVLVGSWSTIDGLVLGVPRTARQLIEAFWPGGLSLVLPHAPSLSWDLGSTKGTVMLRMPLHPVALELLRDVGPMAVSSANISGQPAPATAAGAEEQLKGSAAVYLDGGDSGEPVASTVVDLTGDDPLILREGAVSRADVAEVLGREVLTA